Proteins encoded in a region of the Drosophila gunungcola strain Sukarami chromosome 3L unlocalized genomic scaffold, Dgunungcola_SK_2 000005F, whole genome shotgun sequence genome:
- the LOC128259563 gene encoding nucleosome-remodeling factor subunit NURF301 isoform X9 — MSGRGSRKRGRPPKTPNERATGRFNYQLLKKPKYLSEGKSQPSTPSASRGISPQSDEGSRSSHNNHNRGNRGSAAKRGRGRKSTVQPNTSSFAGRKGYESEYHYGSDFGESEEDKSDIEDDMLLTPSDDESLEAANESESEFSVCSFNQNGVSRPLRPPSPEPVWLQEGRQYAALELPDSSEDLSIANVHVLRALSIYEVLRRFRHLVRLSPFRFEDFCAALACEEQSALLADVHVMLLKAILREEDAQGTHFGPLDQKDTVNISLYLIDALTWPEVLRSYVESDKTFDRNVFHILSRTEYPYTGIESRLEVLQFLTDQYLTANSIRDVMLQEGPIHYDDHCRVCHRLGDLLCCETCPAVYHLECVDPPMNDVPTEDWQCGLCRSHKVSGVMDCVLPQEKQGVLIRHDSLGVDRHGRKYWFIARRIFIEDQEDCTCWYYSTISKLKLLVNRLDSEELETRLHSNLTERQGEIERQMKLTETLTNEHKHTKRSLIEIEQEATNELFEKKEMVEDAEDGNAKTETHSMEGLKKQEESKMVTRQKSNQLSTGTLHFKLGMEQGFKNYVNQYSTNPIALNKPQRNEERDKRRHLSHKFSLTTASDFKWIGITMGTTENMITTLRQTLINFEANIAAPFLNTNWVVNKKVWNSAVMNARRASDFAAVLLLFQSSLKSVVFANVWHEQLGHTTLHRITSAEREERKKLEKREKRERDDEEERNRLAFNYIKYTLGLKHQVWKQKGEEYRVHGQWGWLWLSSSRRCGVRARRPQPLLHNKVYVHYTMGGENDVNEIILVDPRTQRFMQQCQSSNIDGQVCHYLPEQYTNVKVIEDVEKKMMGHIDVSKALNAPGRSFYPKVARKCRLDDLLDRRIKLAEVEEQIACSDASDIKPLVISSPHVAANNKQTCLEKRLLRLTEVPSKGGTANVNLELVNSLAKQIQTVRLQFSQLNRFAKIFRCYTKECNTNSNAVSQITQNTCYSPLCLQKARAKKELLLLLRKAHTAGNGSKETVAAILGAVKKPSILEQKLTEGKRDSNQVVTDESDEGKPGESEAPLDLLQDWEHGRSNAVPFTELLLSECLLLEQEFGTNARIKEEDGPNAGSNTNTDSNTQDSDKLDYIESMDVCSNVEIESTEDSIVGGINSSCSGANAEDIDVTSGWRRKRNQKSKKTYIGTKDVLDQTLDKDIPLNKQNRRFPITARSVKRECIKKYDREYFDNGKERVYSSNSPRGRVYLLSAPSKLYEQAVKTEDKMTISKKPSYSRYPLISNFFTHKKKRSLLVLPRFELLKLARLGGKSSTNGFHHAAKNNTIWQYQCSRPLFRTCWSYRTSNATSLSSLALQLRILWSCLRWDDMIAKPPSTDGKHQVTTETEIVTLELLKLRHAGRYGEKTSYLRRKVVIPLEMPKTIREVTSIRSGLRKRKRAESPQPTEPQITEEWVEEDKLELWEIKFIGEKQEKARLSAVTRSVASRQLEASGTIAPSTSANGIPGGAGRVQLTPKSSEDVKEKMEQQLKLQRAVHQQRKLGGTSEVTRSVTPVKGQVIGSRRVIVKNPDGTTRIIQQAVTQVSRTATTTPNTPATATASSTVNNMSSTQSTSSTPTPHKVQIIRGPDGKVSVRGLNPGQQLVQMPDGKLHVLTTTTTSNVAAQGTKIKVPIRPASTPSSPAVTSAPTTANQVTPVIKQIAVKHVTKNSGTQSVASSQRVALPLAQIKNKLLLAQQQQQAAVASASTSSSPSVQKVVSKVVNTSSSGHNLQQVFVQSGSKLVVGQNAQGQKVIISTSPAQQQGSSPAQQQQLVQSQVLSQQIQQSPQQQISMTQVGSQPTQKVIQQIVNTSNVQQQIVVGGQRIILSPGQTIVTQRNVPQSQALQMVQQQIQTQQQQQQQQHVVQPQQQFVVQSNQIVQSSPSTQTKLVKQLVVQQQSQPSIDEKAQITTVDVNESGTQQVLVPNSTLAQQLAQGKLQVATVNGQQVIVKPLGNNQAQIVAHIKHQGDGNAHIVTNNSVTAMAQASPQSSPVKQQALQSQSPQAVVVQQQQVPQQSTTNYDNSIAQQPVVAQGQAQQQPLSVEESLLQNQPPGTVIKCVTAQVLQTEHGPRIVLQGLVGNDFTAQQLQLVQTQVKQQLMKAQESNGKLGVLGPTKIYLAVQPETSVQSQPPPLTPVHQSATHQQVAWSKYYN, encoded by the exons aTGAGCGGACGCGGCAGCCGTAAACGTGGTCGGCCGCCAAAGACGCCCAACGAGCGGGCCACAGGGCGCTTTAACTACCAGCTGCTCAAGAAGCCCAAGTATCTCAGCGAGGGCAAGTCGCAGCCCAGCACGCCATCTGCCTCCAGGGGTATCTCTCCCCAGAGCGACGAGGGCAGCAGGAGCAGtcacaacaaccacaaccGCGGAAATCGCGGGAGCGCCGCCAAGAGGGGACGCGGTCGCAAGTCTACCGTGCAGCCCAACACCAGCAGCTTTGCTGGAAGGAAAG GGTACGAGTCAGAATATCACTACGGATCTGATTTTGGAGAGTCTGAAGAAGACAAATCAGACATTGAGGATGACATGCTACTTACACCCAGTGACGACGAGAGCCTGGAAGCGGCCAATGAGAGCGAATCTGAATTCTCCGTATGTAGCTTCAACCAAAATGGAGTTAGTCGTCCTCTTCGTCCGCCTAGCCCAGAACCTGTATGGCTGCAGGAAGGTCGGCAATATGCAGCGCTTGAACTGCCCGATTCGTCGGAGGATCTATCTATAGCCAATGTCCACGTATTGCGTGCACTGAGTATTTATGAAGTACTACGACGTTTTCGCCACTTGGTCCGCCTCTCGCCATTCCGATTTGAAGACTTTTGCGCAGCCTTAGCTTGTGAGGAGCAAAGTGCGTTATTGGCAGACGTACATGTTATGCTGCTAAAGGCGATCTTACGCGAAGAGGACGCTCAGGGTACACATTTTGGCCCCCTAGATCAAAAGGATACTGTTAATATAAGTCTTTACCTGATTGATGCTTTAACGTGGCCGGAAGTTTTACGCAGCTATGTTGAAAGTGACAAGACATTTGATCGCAACGTGTTCCATATTTTAAGCCGAACTGAATACCCGTATACGGGCATAGAAAGCCGTCTTGAAGTGCTCCAGTTCTTGACAGATCAATATTTAACGGCCAATTCCATACGCGATGTAATGCTCCAGGAAGGGCCCATTCATTATGACGACCATTGCCGCGTGTGCCACCGACTTGGTGATTTATTATGCTGCGAAACGTGCCCTGCCGTTTATCATTTGGAATGTGTGGACCCTCCAATGAATGACGTACCTACTGAGGATTGGCAGTGCGGGCTTTGTCGATCACATAAGGTAAGTGGCGTAATGGACTGCGTCCTGCCCCAGGAAAAACAGGGCGTGCTTATCCGGCATGATAGCCTGGGTGTTGATCGTCATGGGCGCAAATATTGGTTTATTGCACGGCGTATTTTTATAGAGGATCAGGAGGATTGCACTTGCTGGTATTATAGTACGATAAGTAAGCTAAAATTGCTAGTAAACCGATTGGATTCCGAAGAATTGGAAACTCGGCTGCATAGCAACTTAACAGAACGACAAGGCGAAATCGAACGCCAAATGAAACTTACTGAGACTTTAACTAACGAGCACAAACATACTAAGCGaagtttaattgaaatagAACAAGAGGCTACAAAtgaattatttgaaaaaaaggaaatggtTGAGGATGCTGAAGATGGTAATGCCAAAACCGAAACCCATTCGATGGAGGgattaaaaaaacaggaagAAAGCAAAATGGTAACTCGTCAGAAATCGAATCAGTTGAGTACTGGTACGCTTCATTTTAAACTTGGTATGGAGCAAGGattcaaaaattatgttaaccAGTATTCAACAAACCCAATCGCCCTTAACAAGCCGCAACGGAACGAGGAGCGGGATAAGCGGCGTCATTTGTCCCACAAGTTTTCGTTAACGACTGCTTCCGATTTTAAATGGATTGGGATTACCATGGGAACTACCGAAAATATGATAACAACGCTTAGACAGACGTTGATTAACTTCGAAGCCAATATTGCAGCTCCATTTTTAAACACAAACTGGGTGGTTAACAAAAAAGTTTGGAATTCTGCTGTAATGAATGCCCGCCGCGCTTCGGATTTTGCAGCCGTATTGCTACTGTTTCAATCGTCCCTAAAGAGTGTTGTTTTTGCTAATGTCTGGCACGAACAACTTGGTCATACAACTTTGCATCGCATAACAAGTGCCGAACGAGAAGAGCGAAAAAAACTGGAAAAGCGCGAGAAACGCGAGCGGGATGATGAGGAAGAACGTAATCGCCTAGCATTCAACTACATAAAGTATACCCTGGGTCTTAAGCATCAAGTCTGGAAGCAAAAAGGAGAGGAATATCGTGTTCACGGCCAGTGGGGCTGGCTTTGGCTCTCAAGCAGTCGACGCTGTGGTGTTCGTGCCCGCCGACCTCAACCTCTTCTACACAACAAAGTGTATGTCCACTACACAATGGGAGGTGAAAATGAtgttaatgaaattatattaGTCGACCCACGCACTCAGCGATTTATGCAACAATGTCAGTCAAGCAATATTGATGGCCAGGTTTGTCACTATTTACCGGAGCAATATACAAATGTAAAAGTAATCGaagatgttgaaaaaaaaatgatgggCCACATCGATGTAAGTAAAGCACTTAATGCTCCAGGGCGTAGTTTTTATCCGAAAGTGGCTCGCAAATGTCGGTTAGATGATCTATTGGATCGTCGTATTAAACTGGCCGAGGTCGAAGAGCAGATTGCCTGTAGCGATGCCTCTGATATTAAACCGCTTGTAATTTCGTCTCCACACGTTGCAGCCAACAACAAACAGACGTGTCTAGAGAAGCGATTACTCCGCCTTACTGAAGTCCCATCAAAGGGGGGTACTGCAAACGTAAATTTGGAACTCGTTAATTCGCTggctaaacaaattcaaacaGTGCGCTTGCAATTTAGCCAACTAAATCGTTTTGCTAAGATATTTCGTTGCTACACAAAGGAGTGTAATACAAATTCAAACGCCGTATCCCAAATAACTCAAAACACTTGCTACTCGCCGTTGTGTCTTCAAAAAGCGCGAGCCAAAAAAgaacttttgttgttgttacgcAAGGCGCATACTGCAGGAAACGGCTCAAAAGAGACGGTTGCCGCTATATTGGGGGCAGTAAAAAAACCATCTATTCTCGAGCAAAAGCTCACTGAGGGTAAGAGAGATTCCAATCAAGTAGTGACGGATGAATCAGATGAAGGGAAACCAGGGGAATCCGAAGCGCCATTGGATTTACTTCAGGATTGGGAACACGGTCGCTCGAACGCTGTTCCTTTTACAGAATTATTATTAAGCGAATGCTTGCTGCTTGAACAAGAATTCGGAACCAACGCAAGAATCAAAGAAGAAGATGGTCCAAACGCCGGAAGCAATACAAATACAGACTCTAACACTCAAGACTCTGATAAATTGGATTATATCGAGAGTATGGATGTTTGCAGTAATGTTGAAATTGAGAGTACTGAAGACTCTATTGTAGGTGGCATAAACTCATCATGTTCAGGAGCTAACGCAGAAGATATTGATGTGACAAGCGGATGGCGGCGAAAACGTAatcaaaaatctaaaaaaaccTATATTGGTACAAAAGATGTTTTAGATCAGACGTTAGACAAGGACATACCACTTAACAAACAGAACCGCAGATTTCCAATCACTGCACGATCAGTAAAACGcgaatgcataaaaaaatatgaccGGGAATATTTTGATAATGGAAAGGAGCGCGTCTATTCCTCTAATTCACCTCGGGGTCGTGTATACCTCCTTAGTGCCCCTTCCAAGTTATACGAGCAAGCTGTAAAAACAGAGGACAAAATGACAATTTCAAAAAAGCCATCATATTCACGGTACCCTCTTATCTCAAATTTCTTTACTCATAAAAAGAAACGAAGCCTATTGGTGCTGCCGCGTTTCGAGCTGCTTAAGCTGGCCCGTCTGGGAGGAAAATCATCAACCAATGGTTTTCATCACGCtgcaaaaaataacacaatttggCAATATCAGTGCTCGCGTCCCCTATTCCGAACGTGCTGGTCCTATCGCACGTCTAATGCCACTTCGTTATCCAGTCTAGCTCTTCAACTTCGAATATTGTGGTCGTGTCTTCGCTGGGACGATATGATAGCGAAGCCTCCTTCCACTGATGGGAAGCATCAGGTTACAACGGAAACTGAAATTGTAACTTTAGAGTTGTTAAAACTTCGACATGCAGGACGCTATGGCGAAAAAACTAGCTATTTGCGGCGAAAAGTTGTCATTCCACTTGAAATGCCTAAGACTATAAGAg AAGTAACATCCATACGATCCGGGCTGCGAAAACGAAAGCGCGCTGAATCCCCCCAGCCAACTGAGCCACAAATTACCGAGGAATGGGTCGAGGAAGATAAACTAGAACTatgggaaattaaatttattggagAGAAACAGGAAAAGGCACGCTTATCAGCGGTAACGCGATCTGTAGCATCCCGACAACTGGAGGCAAGTGGTACTATTGCTCCAAGCACTTCAGCTAATGGAATTCCAGGCGGAGCTGGTCGCGTTCAATTGACACCTAAATCGAGTGAAGACGTAAAGGAAAAAATGGAACAACAATTGAAATTGCAACGCGCTGTTCACCAGCAGAGAAAATTGGGCGGCACTAGCGAAGTCACTCGTTCTGTTACCCCAG TTAAGGGCCAAGTTATTGGTAGTAGGCGTGTCATTGTCAAAAACCCTGATGGAACAACACGAATCATTCAGCAAGCAGTTACACAAGTTTCACgaacagcaacaactacacCAAACACGCCAGCGACAGCGACTGCATCCTCCACTGTAAACAACATGTCTAGCACGCAATCTACTTCATCTACTCCTACACCTCATAAGGTGCAAATCATAAGGGGGCCAGATGGCAAGGTCAGCGTACGCGGATTAAACCCTGGTCAGCAGCTTGTTCAGATGCCGGACGGAAAATTGCATGTGCTGACAACCACAACTACATCAAATGTAGCAGCGCAAG gaACCAAAATAAAGGTTCCCATCAGGCCGGCTTCTACACCGTCATCACCAGCAGTAACGTCAGCACCGACTACTGCAAATCAAGTAACACcagtaataaaacaaattgcagTTAAGCATGTCACGAAGAATTCCGGGACTCAATCTGTAGCATCTTCACAGCGTGTTGCTTTACCGCTGGCACAAATTAAGAATAAATTGTTGCTggcccaacagcagcagcaagcgGCAGTGGCATCTGCATCAACATCTTCGTCGCCGTCCGTTCAAAAGGTAGTTTCAAAAGTGGTGAACACGAGTTCCTCTGGACATAACCTCCAACAAGTATTCGTTCAGTCCGGTTCAAAATTGGTGGTAGGCCAAAACGCACAGGGGCAAAAAGTTATTATATCCACCTCACCTGCACAACAACAAGGCTCATCACCAgctcaacagcaacaacttgTGCAATCTCAAGTTCTTTCACAACAAATTCAACAATCACCTCAGCAGCAAATCTCAATGACCCAGGTCGGAAGTCAGCCAACGCAAAAAGTAATCCAGCAAATTGTTAACACCAGCAACGTCCAACAGCAGATTGTAGTTGGCGGCCAACGGATCATTTTGAGCCCCGGTCAAACTATAGTCACTCAGAGAAACGTGCCGCAGAGTCAAGCGTTGCAGATGGTTCAGCAGCAAATTCAaacccagcagcagcagcagcaacaacagcatgTTGTTCAACCCCAGCAGCAATTTGTTGTCCAATCGAACCAGATTGTTCAATCTTCCCCAAGTACACAAACGAAGTTGGTTAAACAACTTGTGGTTCAACAACAATCACAGCCTTCAATTGATGAAAAAGCACAAATCACCACAGTAGATGTTAATGAATCTGGTACGCAACAAGTGCTTGTTCCAAACTCCACTTTAGCCCAGCAATTGGCGCAAGGCAAGTTACAGGTGGCCACCGTAAACGGTCAACAAGTTATCGTTAAACCATTGGGAAATAATCAGGCGCAAATCGTAGCACATATAAAACACCAAGGCGATGGGAACGCTCACATAGTAACAAATAATTCAGTCACTGCAATGGCGCAAGCAAGTCCACAAAGCTCACCAGTCAAACAGCAAGCCCTCCAATCACAAAGTCCTCAGGCAGTCGttgtccagcagcagcaagtcCCTCAGCAGTCAACCACTAACTACGATAACTCAATCGCACAACAGCCCGTTGTTGCCCAGGGACAAGCTCAGCAGCAACCCTTAAGTGTTGAAGAAAGTCTTCTTCAAAATCAGCCTCCTGGAACAGTTATTAAATGTGTTACGGCTCAAGTATTACAAACGGAGCATGGGCCTCGTATAGTATTGCAGGGCCTGGTAGGCAACGACTTCACGGCACAGCAATTGCAACTAGTGCAAACTCAGGTGAAGCAGCAATTAATGAAGG CTCAAGAATCAAATGGCAAACTCGGTGTTCTAGGcccaacaaaaatatatttagcggTTCAGCCGGAAACTTCAGTTCAATCACAACCACCTCCTCTTACCCCAGTTCACCAATCGGCTACGCATCAGCAA GTTGCCTGGAGTAAATACTACAACTGA